The Solibacillus sp. FSL R7-0668 genome includes the window AATTTCAAAGGTGATTTCCATGATAAGCGCTTCAACAAATGCAGGAAATGGAACACCCTCCCTCTGTGCCGCTAGACTCATGAGAAGCGAGGGCGGCAGCATGGATTGATGAAAGGTTGTAATTGCAATAAATACTGCTGGTGCAAGCAAAGAAATGCTAAACGCCACAAAGCGAAGGGAACGAATAAGACTTCCAATAATTGAACGTTGATTGTAATCCTCAGGCGATTGGAAAAACTGAATAAATAAAGCTGGTACGAGTAACACAAAAGGAGTCCCATCTACGACAATCGCTATGCGTCCTTCTAGTAATGCAGCCGCTACTACATCTGGACGCTCTGTATTAAAAACGGTTGGAAACGGAGAATACGCAGATTCTTGAATAAATTCCTCAATATTTCCACTATCAAGAATCCCATCAATGTTTATTCGATCTAAACGCAAATGAACTTCTTCTACGATTTTGTCATTGGCAATGTCCTAAATATAAACAATGGCAACATTCGTTTTCGTACGCACTCCAATTTCCTTAGACTCTATCCTAAGATTCGAATCCTTAATTCTTCTACGAATGAGGGCTGTATTCACACGCACATTTTCGTTAAACCCTTCTTGCGGTCCTCTTACTACTGTTTGGGCCGTCGGTTCACTTACCCCACGCTCGACCCAATGTCTATTCGAAATCACTAATACTTGAGCATATCCGTCAATCAAAAAAATGGTATCTCCTGATAATAGGCTTGTTAAAATAATCTCAAGATTTGTGATTTCTTTTATTTCTCCTACTGTCATCGCAACATCTTTTAATATGCTAACAAGACTTTGCCCAGGAGATGCTTTTTCCTGTAAATCTATTTCGTTCAGGTCTATCATAAGCGTTTCTAAAATAAATTTTTGTAAGGAAGCAGTATCAGTTAAGCCATCTGTATATAAAATAGCTACTTTGATATTTCCTTGCTTTCCAATTCGAATTTCACGAGTAATAATATCAGAGCTATTTCCAAGGGCATTTTTAATTGTTTCTATATTTTGCTGAAGAGACGCTTTTAATTTTATGATTGCTTTTTGATTAGGCTCCTCTTTAGGACTCGTTTTAGGAGGTTGAGGATTTGCTGTTTTTTTATTTTTACTTTAAAAAAACCACATATTTCCTCACTTTCTTTCTCACTATATTTTTCGATTAACCGTATCTGTAATTAATCGTTCATCACGAAATTCTATTATTTAGTGTTACTTACTTTTTCTTGTTTATACTTTGATTTTTCGTAATTTAACATTGAAAATATGGGCGTATTTTTCCATTGGCAACACAAATAGCCATCGCCCCATAGAATCTTATGGGTGATGGCTATTTAGGTAATATTGTTAATCATTTGCGCCCCTGTAAGAGCTTACAGTAAGTATATTAATTTTCTCGTGGATTTTCCGGACCTTGTAAATCCAGCTGATAAAACACTAAATCTAGCCAGCGATTAAATTTATAGCCGGCATTTCGGATTGTACCACTATACGTAAAGCCTAGTTTTTCGTGAATAACAATGCTTGCTTCATTTTCTTTATCAATCCCGGCAACCATCGTTTTCACTTCATGCACCGTTGCATGATTAATTAGTACATGCATTAATTTTGTCGCAATGCCCTTTTTGTAATGATTTTTGTGTACATAGACAGAATGCTCCACTGTATATTGATACGCAGGATAAGCGCGGAAGCTACCATATGTTGCATAGCCTGCTACTTCACCATCCACCTCAAATACAAATAATGGCTCACCTTTCGCTTGCTTTTGCTCAAACCACTCGAGGCGTTGTTCGAATGTCTGCTCCTTATACATATAAATGGCTGTTGAATGTAAAATATTATCGTTAAAAATCTCTAAAATTGTCGGTACATCTTCTTTGGTTGCGCTTCGAATCATTGGTAAACCCTCCCCTTGAATTTAGAAAACCGCCCTATTTGAAAATAGGACGGCTCATTACTCACCTGCACCCTGCGTCATTGCATCGGGCTTAATTTACAGTAGTGTTTGAACACTTACGTAAAAGTAGTTATACATTAAAGTATCGTGCATCTGGATGGGCAAACACAATTGCCGACACACTTGCTTCTGGTTCCATCATAAAGCCTTCAGTTAATTGTACACCTATTTGCTCTGGCTTTAATACAGCAAATAATTTTTCTTGGTCTTCTAAATTCGGACATGCAGGATAGCCGAAGCTGAAGCGCTGCCCTTGATACTTCGCTGCAAAACGGTCGCGCATCGTGAAGTCCGTTGCATCTGGGAAGCCCCACTGATCGCGGATTTCTTGGTGAATACGTTCCGCAAAGCCTTCTGCAAGTTCCAGTGCCGTTGCTTGTAGAGCATGGCTTTCTAAAAACTTACCCGCTTTTTTTAATTCATTCGCTTTTTTACTTACACCTTTACCCGCTGTCACAACCATGAGTGCGATATAATCCATTTCTCCGCTTGCAACCGGCTTTAAATAATCGGCTAAGCATAGGAATGGTGCCGTTTGCTGACGCGGGAATGTGAAGCGCTGAATTTCTGTCTTCGCATCTTCCGGGCTGTATACAACAACATCATCACCATCTGATTGCGCTGGGTAAAATTGATACATACCTGAAGCACTTAATTCCCCACTATTTAAATAACCATTTACTAAGTCATTTAACAAAATCGCGCGTTCGTCTTGATCAGCCAATAACTGCTCTAAATTCCCTTTTAGACCTAAGTGATGACCGATCAATGTACGCAAATTCACATAGGGCTGTAAGTGTGCAACGGAATAATCACGTTTAATATGTGGTACTAAATCTTTTGGTACAAATACATTCGCATCACCAACTGTACGCACAGGCTTTTCCGCAACCACTACTGCGGGACGTGCCGCGCGTTTTGCATCCGCTTCTAATCGTTGTTCACGCGATGCACTTAATTCCGCTATTAAACTTTCTCGCTCGTCTTCGTTCATTAAACGATTGGCCTGCTCTAAGCCTTGCATCGCATCTTTCGAATAAATAACCGGTCCATCATATTGCTCGGCAATTTTTGTTTCTGTAAAGCGACGTGATAATGCAGCGCCACCCACTAAAATCGGCACATCAATACCCGCTTCCTTAAAGTCTTGCGCGGTAATGACCATTTGCTGAGCTGATTTTACAAGTAAACCAGATAACCCAACAAAGTCCGGTTTTTCTTTGCGGATAGCTTCAATTAGCTGTGCTGGTGTTACTTTAATTCCCAAATCCACAACACGGTAGCCGTTATTACTTAAAATAATATCGACTAAGTTTTTACCGATGTCATGTACATCCCCCTTAACGGTTGCAAGCACCATCGTTCCTTTACTTGCAGATGTATCGCCTTTTTCCATGAACTGCTCTAAATGCGCAACAGCCGCTTTCATGACACCCGCACTTTGAAGTACTTCGGCTACAATTAATTGATTGGCGTTAAATAAACGACCAACTTCCGCCATCCCCTCCATTAAAGGTCCATTAATAATATCTAAAGGCGTATCAAAAATTTGACGCGCCGCATCTAAATCTTCAATTAGCCCTTCTTTTGTACCTTCTAAAATATAGTACGCAAGTCGTTCCTCTACTGTTGCTGGTAATTCCTTCACAACCGCATCTTTCTTTTTATCACGATAAAAGTCGGTAAATACGGCAAGTGTTTCATCATTCGTATTGAAAATTAAATCATTTGCTAATTTAATTTCCTCCTCTGGAATCGATGCATAACGCTCTAATTTTTCCGTATTGACAATCGCATAATCTAAGCCCGCTTGTGTACAGTGATATAAATACACCGCATTTAACACTTCACGCCCAACTGGTGGTAAGCCGAATGATACATTACTTACACCAAGCACCGTTAAGCAGCCTGGTAAGTTTTCTTTAATTAAGCGAATGCCCTCAATTGTTTCTTCCGCCGCTCCAATATATTGTTCATCCCCTGTACCAACTGGGAACATTAATGGGTCGAAAATAATATCCTCTGGTGACATGCCCCATTTTTCCGTTAATAGTTTAAATGAACGCTGTGCCACTTCCAATTTTTTCTCGCGTGTTACAGCCATCCCAACTTCATCGATTGTTCCCACAACAAGCGCTGCACCATATTTTTTGACAAGTGGCATCACTGCATCAAAGCGTTCTTCGCCATCTTCTAGGTTGATTGAGTTAATGATGGCCTTCCCTTGTGAAAACTTCAATGCCTCTTCCATTACCTTCTCGTCCGTTGAGTCAATGACAAGTGGCACTTTGACCTTCTTCACTACTTCCTGCATGAAGTTTTTCATATCCTCAACTTCATCGCGGTCAGGATTAGCTAAGCAAATATCAATAACATGTGCACCGTTTTTCACTTGCGCACGGGCAATTTCGGCTGCTTCCTCAAATTTTCCATCAATAATCAAGTTTTTAAATTTACGTGAACCAATTACGTTTGTACGCTCTCCAATAAACAATGGACGCATCGATTCATCGTATTGCAATGGCTCAATTCCTGAAACGACATGACCATGTGTTGTTTCTTTTGGCTTGCGCGGTGCATAACTTGCTACAGCCTCTCGAATGGCAGCAATATGCGCTGGTGTTGTCCCACAGCAGCCCCCTACAATATTTAACCAGCCTTTTTCAGCAAAACCTTGTAGCTTTTTCGATAATGAATCCGGCGTTTCATGATAGCAGCCTTCTTCATCAGGAAGCCCCGCATTCGGATAACAACTAATATAGCCATTTGAAAGCTCTGCTAATGAACGAATATGATCCGTCATAAATTCTGGGCCTGTCGCACAGTTTAATCCAACCGATAATGGCTTAATATGCTCGATTGAAATGTAAAATGCTTCAATGGATTGACCAGCTAATGTTGTTCCCATCGGCTCAATTGTTCCGGAAATCATCACGGGAAGCTCTTTCCCTAATTCAGTAAATGCACGATGAATGGCAATTGTACCAGCCTTTACATTTAGCATATCTTGTGATGTTTCAAGTAGTAATAAATCCGAGCCGGCCTCAATTAATGTTTTGGCCTGTATATAAAAGTTTTCTTCTAATTCTTCAAATGTAATACCACCTGTTACGGATAAGGTTTTTGTTGTTGGGCCAATCGCACCTGCAACAAAACGAGGCCATTCTGGTGTTGAATACTCACGTGCTGCCTCTACTGCTAGTTCTACAGCTCGTGTATTAATTTCAACAGCCTTATGCCCTAAGTCATATTCATTCAATACAAGCGGTGTCGCACCAAATGTATTCGTACAAATAATATCTGCACCAGCTTCTAAATACGCACGATGAATTTTCCCTAACACATCAGGACGTGTGATGACTAGGTTTTCGTTACAGCCATCTAAATCCTCGCCACCGAAATCTTCGTATGTTAAATTTTCAGCCTGTAGCATCGTCCCCATGGCACCATCGATGATTAATATTCTTTTTTGTAATTGCTCATGAATTGGATGTTTCGACATTTGTTTTTTCTCCTTTGCGTTTCGCGTCGTACTGTTTGACGTAATCCATTAAATGCAGCGTCATATCGTAGCGTAAAAACGGTGTAATTAAATAAATTCCATTGAAATACTGACAGGCTGTATCAAGTAGCTCTTCTGCGATTGCTAAGCCCTCTTTCGTTGCAGCTTCTTTATCATCGCCACATGCTGCCATACGTGCGAGTACATCGTCTGATAGTTTAATTCCTGGCACCTCATGATGTAAAAACTCGGCACTACGAGACGAGGTAAGTGGCATAATCCCAATATAAATCGGTGTTTCTAAATGCTTTGTTGCCTCGTAGATTTCGATGATTTTTTCTTTTGTGTAAACCGGCTGTGAGATGAAATAATCCGCACCGTGCTCAATTTTCTTCTCTAAGCGCTGTACCGCTCGATCTAATACACGGACATTGGGGTTAAATGCTGCCGCTACAGAGAAGTTCGACTGTTTACGTAAAGTTTTCCCGGTAAATGACATCCCTTTATTTAATTGTTTAATAAGTGAAATTAGCTCCATTGATGACACATCATACACGCTTGTTGCTCCTGGGAAATCGCCTACCTTTGTCGGGTCACCTGTTACAACGAGAATATCGTGCAGTTCAAGTGCGTCCAGCCCCATTAAGTGCGACTGTAGACCAATTAAATTACGGTCACGACAAGTTAAATGCGGTAATGAACGAATGCCCTGTTCCTTTAAGATAGCCGCCATTGCAATATTACTAATGCGTGGAGAAGCCAAGGAATTATCAGCCATCATGACAACATCTGCACCCGCATCTGCTAATTGTTTTGCGCCTTCGACAAAGCCATCAATTTCTAAATGACGTGGTGTGTCTAGCTCCACAATTACGGAACGCTCACGCTTTACTTTTTCGTGCAGCGGCTCGAATTTTCGCGGTTCTGCAACACGTACAAATTCTGTCCATCCTGGCATTTTCTTCTTTTCCTCTAATGGCGCCAGCTGTGCTAAGCGCTTTTTAGCAGCCGCAATATGCTTTGGTGTTGTCCCACAGCAGCCTCCGATTAAACGTACCCCTTGATTGACTAACTCTACTGCGGCACGCGCAAAATAATCGGTTTCGGATTCATAGACAATGCGCCCGTCCTCCACATCTAATAGTGAGGCATTGGGATAAGCCGAAAGATAAGCCTTTTCCGGTAAATTTACACGTTCAAATGCTTGAATCGTATGGAAAGGGCCAAGGCGACAGTTACTACCAACGATGTCTGCACCCAATCTTTCAAGGTCATGCAATGCTTCATTTAACGACATACCATTTTTCAAGATCCCCGCCTCTTGCATCGTTACCTGGGCAATAATCGGTAAATCCGTTAAAGAACGTAGCAAATGAACACTATGTGATAACTCTTCAAAATCATAGTAGGTTTCTAATAAAAAGCCGTCTGGTTCACCCGCTAATAACACTTCAACCTGTTCTTGAAAAGCGGCTAAAATTTCTTCTAATGTTGCGTCGCTTTTGCGAATGCCACGAATCCCGCCAATTGTCGCAAGCACATATTGTCCACCTGGTGCTGCCGCGCGCTTGGCAATCGCTAATGCCGCTTCGTTAAATTCCTGCACACGTCCCTCATAGCCATAGCGAGCTAGTTTAATGGCATTGGCACCATATGTATTCGTCTGAATAATGTCTGCACCAGCGGCAATGTATTCCCCATGAATTTTTTCAATAATTTCAGGACGGGCAATATTCATTTCCTCATGACAATAATCCAGTCCATATGAATATAATAATGTCCCAATTGCCCCATCCGCCGTTAATACCTTCGTCTTTAAATCTTGTAATAAACCCATCGCCATCACTCCATCATTCACAGTATTTTCAGTTTATTAGCTATACGAAAAAGCCTTCTTTTCATATAAAAAGAAGGCTTCTATCTTAAAGAATTTAGTTTCCTTCTCATCTTCTGGCATGCGCCAACTGGATTTAGCACCTGACATATTGTTGGTTGCTGAAGCTTCATCGGGCCAGTTCCCTCTACTTCTCTTGATAAGAAATTTTATGAATTTTTCAAATAATTAAGTGAATCATACCGTTATCGCACACGCTCGTCAACCCTTTATGCAAATAAAGTGAAACTTCAAACATTGGAAGCGCTTCATCTTGACGAATTGGCTGTTGTTCTAATTATTAGATGATTTTCGATAAGATTTGATCGGCTGTTTTTTTACCATTTTGGATACATGCCCCAATACCTACACCAAAATATGAACAGCCAGCTAGTAACACATTCGGATAGCGCTGTGCTAACTCCCTTACAACAACACCTAATGCTTCATTATGTGCCAAATCATAGCGTGGCATTTTGTCGATCCATTTAGTCACCTTCACAACTGTCGGCTCTGCTTCAATCCCAAGACTTAACTTGATGTCTTCCAGTGCCACTTGTGTCAGCTCTTCATCCGTCATCGCCGCTAATTGCTCGTAGCGTGGGTTAATGTTCTTATAGAAAAGACGGACAAGTAAATTGCCTTCTGCAGATGTATGCTTCCATTTACGGCTTGTCCATGTAGAAGCATTGCACACTAAATCGGAATGGTGTGAGACGATAAAGCCGGTACCATCTGCTGGCAGGACGCTATCTGCCACATCAAAGCCCACATACATCGTTAATGCAGAAGCATTGGTGAATTTTTCAAGTTGCTCATCGATGACCGGATCTTGTAAAACCGCTCGAACTGTTTGGTTAGGTGTTGCAAGAACAACAACATCCGCTGCAATTGTTTCATGATCCAGCACGACATCATATTTTTCACCGCGCTTATGAACGGCTTGTATTGCTGTATTCTTCTTGAACTCTACGGTTGTCAGCGTTTGCTCTAAGCGATCAATCAACGCAGATAAACCGGTTTTAAAGGAAATAAATTTTTTATTGGCCGCTTTATCAAATTGCTCCCGATTTGCTTCAAAGCCTTTTATAATCGAACCATACTCATTTTTATAATCGACTAAATACGGCAATGTTGAATTCAAGCTAAGCTGATATAAATCGCCCGAATAGACACCTGCTAATACTGGGGCAATTTGCTTGCGTACAATTTCTTCTCCTAAAAAGTACTCTAAAAATTGGCCAATGGAGCTTTCTTTTGTGAAATTTTTATTCGGAAGCTGCAAATCTTCTAGCGCTCTTTGCTTG containing:
- the metH gene encoding methionine synthase → MSKHPIHEQLQKRILIIDGAMGTMLQAENLTYEDFGGEDLDGCNENLVITRPDVLGKIHRAYLEAGADIICTNTFGATPLVLNEYDLGHKAVEINTRAVELAVEAAREYSTPEWPRFVAGAIGPTTKTLSVTGGITFEELEENFYIQAKTLIEAGSDLLLLETSQDMLNVKAGTIAIHRAFTELGKELPVMISGTIEPMGTTLAGQSIEAFYISIEHIKPLSVGLNCATGPEFMTDHIRSLAELSNGYISCYPNAGLPDEEGCYHETPDSLSKKLQGFAEKGWLNIVGGCCGTTPAHIAAIREAVASYAPRKPKETTHGHVVSGIEPLQYDESMRPLFIGERTNVIGSRKFKNLIIDGKFEEAAEIARAQVKNGAHVIDICLANPDRDEVEDMKNFMQEVVKKVKVPLVIDSTDEKVMEEALKFSQGKAIINSINLEDGEERFDAVMPLVKKYGAALVVGTIDEVGMAVTREKKLEVAQRSFKLLTEKWGMSPEDIIFDPLMFPVGTGDEQYIGAAEETIEGIRLIKENLPGCLTVLGVSNVSFGLPPVGREVLNAVYLYHCTQAGLDYAIVNTEKLERYASIPEEEIKLANDLIFNTNDETLAVFTDFYRDKKKDAVVKELPATVEERLAYYILEGTKEGLIEDLDAARQIFDTPLDIINGPLMEGMAEVGRLFNANQLIVAEVLQSAGVMKAAVAHLEQFMEKGDTSASKGTMVLATVKGDVHDIGKNLVDIILSNNGYRVVDLGIKVTPAQLIEAIRKEKPDFVGLSGLLVKSAQQMVITAQDFKEAGIDVPILVGGAALSRRFTETKIAEQYDGPVIYSKDAMQGLEQANRLMNEDERESLIAELSASREQRLEADAKRAARPAVVVAEKPVRTVGDANVFVPKDLVPHIKRDYSVAHLQPYVNLRTLIGHHLGLKGNLEQLLADQDERAILLNDLVNGYLNSGELSASGMYQFYPAQSDGDDVVVYSPEDAKTEIQRFTFPRQQTAPFLCLADYLKPVASGEMDYIALMVVTAGKGVSKKANELKKAGKFLESHALQATALELAEGFAERIHQEIRDQWGFPDATDFTMRDRFAAKYQGQRFSFGYPACPNLEDQEKLFAVLKPEQIGVQLTEGFMMEPEASVSAIVFAHPDARYFNV
- the hemG gene encoding protoporphyrinogen oxidase — its product is MKTIVVVGGGITGLTTMHYLSKLMVEQNVEARLVVVERNNYLGGKIHSEHEGGFIMETGADSIVARHPGVLELVKELEFEQELVYNETGISYIHTNNELHAIPAGSTFGIPMSVESLMASTLISEEGKQRALEDLQLPNKNFTKESSIGQFLEYFLGEEIVRKQIAPVLAGVYSGDLYQLSLNSTLPYLVDYKNEYGSIIKGFEANREQFDKAANKKFISFKTGLSALIDRLEQTLTTVEFKKNTAIQAVHKRGEKYDVVLDHETIAADVVVLATPNQTVRAVLQDPVIDEQLEKFTNASALTMYVGFDVADSVLPADGTGFIVSHHSDLVCNASTWTSRKWKHTSAEGNLLVRLFYKNINPRYEQLAAMTDEELTQVALEDIKLSLGIEAEPTVVKVTKWIDKMPRYDLAHNEALGVVVRELAQRYPNVLLAGCSYFGVGIGACIQNGKKTADQILSKII
- a CDS encoding GNAT family N-acetyltransferase, which produces MIRSATKEDVPTILEIFNDNILHSTAIYMYKEQTFEQRLEWFEQKQAKGEPLFVFEVDGEVAGYATYGSFRAYPAYQYTVEHSVYVHKNHYKKGIATKLMHVLINHATVHEVKTMVAGIDKENEASIVIHEKLGFTYSGTIRNAGYKFNRWLDLVFYQLDLQGPENPREN
- a CDS encoding bifunctional homocysteine S-methyltransferase/methylenetetrahydrofolate reductase; the encoded protein is MGLLQDLKTKVLTADGAIGTLLYSYGLDYCHEEMNIARPEIIEKIHGEYIAAGADIIQTNTYGANAIKLARYGYEGRVQEFNEAALAIAKRAAAPGGQYVLATIGGIRGIRKSDATLEEILAAFQEQVEVLLAGEPDGFLLETYYDFEELSHSVHLLRSLTDLPIIAQVTMQEAGILKNGMSLNEALHDLERLGADIVGSNCRLGPFHTIQAFERVNLPEKAYLSAYPNASLLDVEDGRIVYESETDYFARAAVELVNQGVRLIGGCCGTTPKHIAAAKKRLAQLAPLEEKKKMPGWTEFVRVAEPRKFEPLHEKVKRERSVIVELDTPRHLEIDGFVEGAKQLADAGADVVMMADNSLASPRISNIAMAAILKEQGIRSLPHLTCRDRNLIGLQSHLMGLDALELHDILVVTGDPTKVGDFPGATSVYDVSSMELISLIKQLNKGMSFTGKTLRKQSNFSVAAAFNPNVRVLDRAVQRLEKKIEHGADYFISQPVYTKEKIIEIYEATKHLETPIYIGIMPLTSSRSAEFLHHEVPGIKLSDDVLARMAACGDDKEAATKEGLAIAEELLDTACQYFNGIYLITPFLRYDMTLHLMDYVKQYDAKRKGEKTNVETSNS